The proteins below are encoded in one region of Pseudomonadota bacterium:
- the xseB gene encoding exodeoxyribonuclease VII small subunit gives MAKKTFETALEQLELITEKLEHGNLSLDESLKIFDEGVKLTEFCNQKLNEAQGKISIHIKKGAESTLIPFESEKNDDP, from the coding sequence ATGGCAAAAAAAACCTTTGAAACCGCACTGGAACAACTTGAGCTCATTACAGAAAAACTTGAACATGGGAACCTGTCTCTCGACGAATCCCTTAAAATATTTGATGAGGGTGTAAAACTTACTGAATTCTGCAATCAAAAATTAAATGAAGCCCAGGGGAAAATAAGTATCCATATAAAAAAAGGTGCTGAATCCACTTTGATACCATTTGAGTCCGAAAAAAACGACGATCCCTGA